The Glandiceps talaboti chromosome 1, keGlaTala1.1, whole genome shotgun sequence genome has a segment encoding these proteins:
- the LOC144436091 gene encoding uncharacterized protein LOC144436091, translated as MAALRDIQIGNHIADIFCESSNESFEGFTTSDIEDDMPLARLLYRHETSGSEVGSDFEISDTDSEDDTGPEPPLPAGRNDIDRGADRDNDVWTHEIETRDDIDFDQENVRITQECRNMSVLQLFQLFFTGAVMNLIVTETNRYATQQRSAKANGPKWDWPETGITVEHLEVFLGLTIAMGLVDKKGSFKDYWSNFWLTKLPAFGATMPRDMFCQIMRYLHFTNNSTAQTDRYHQNYDKLWKIRKL; from the coding sequence ATGGCTGCTTTGCGCGATATTCAAATCGGAAATCACATCGCAGatattttttgtgaaagcagTAATGAGTCATTTGAAGGTTTTACTACGTCCGACATCGAAGATGATATGCCCCTAGCTCGACTATTATATCGTCATGAGACTTCCGGCAGTGAAGTAGGCTCGGACTTTGAAATTTCTGACACCGACAGCGAGGACGATACCGGACCGGAACCTCCATTGCCCGCAGGAAGAAATGACATCGACCGTGGTGCTGACAGGGACAACGATGTGTGGACTCATGAAATCGAGACCCGTGATGACATTGATTTTGACCAGGAGAACGTACGTATTACTCAAGAGTGTCGTAACATGAGCGTTTTACAACTTTTTCAACTTTTCTTTACTGGCGCCGTAATGAATTTGATCGTGACTGAAACTAATCGTTATGCAACTCAACAGCGTTCAGCCAAAGCTAATGGCCCTAAATGGGACTGGCCGGAAACTGGAATAACTGTTGAGCACTTGGAAGTTTTTCTCGGACTGACTATTGCTATGGGTCTAGTTGATAAAAAGGGCTCATTTAAAGACTACTGGTCTAATTTTTGGCTGACGAAGTTACCGGCTTTTGGAGCGACCATGCCAAGAGATATGTTCTGTCAGATAATGAGGTATCTCCATTTCACAAATAATAGCACAGCTCAAACTGACAGATATCACCAGAACTATGACAAACTTTGGAAAATCCGTAAACTTTGA